In the Flavobacterium sp. J372 genome, one interval contains:
- the lpxB gene encoding lipid-A-disaccharide synthase: protein MKYYIIAGEASGDLHGANLMKELFKQDPAADIRFWGGDLMAATGGTLVKHYRDLAFMGFAEVVQNLGTILRNIKFCKADITAFNPDVIIFIDYPGFNMRIAKWAKPLGYKTHYYISPQIWAWKENRIKAIKRDVDKMYIILPFEKEFYENKHDYKVEFVGHPLIDAIHNRPATDVEAFKKDNRLDERPVIALLPGSRKQEISKMLGIMLSVVDDFPDHQFVIAGAPSQDYEFYRQFITSENVKFISNKTYDLLSIAHAALVTSGTATLETALFKVPEVVCYKGGWISYQIAKRIITLKYISLVNLIMDKEVVKELIQDECNKKNIRIELQKILTPENRQNLLKQYDLLEKKLGGPGASLKTARLIINNLT, encoded by the coding sequence ATGAAATACTACATCATTGCCGGTGAAGCATCAGGCGACCTGCACGGGGCCAACCTGATGAAAGAACTTTTTAAGCAAGACCCTGCTGCCGATATACGTTTTTGGGGCGGCGACCTTATGGCTGCCACCGGCGGAACACTGGTAAAACACTACCGCGACCTGGCTTTTATGGGTTTTGCCGAAGTGGTACAGAACCTGGGCACCATCCTCAGAAACATTAAATTTTGCAAGGCTGATATTACGGCCTTTAACCCTGATGTAATTATTTTTATTGACTATCCCGGCTTCAACATGCGCATTGCCAAATGGGCAAAACCGCTGGGTTACAAAACACACTATTACATTTCTCCTCAAATTTGGGCTTGGAAAGAAAACCGCATAAAAGCCATAAAACGCGATGTGGATAAAATGTACATAATCCTCCCTTTCGAAAAAGAATTCTACGAGAACAAACACGATTACAAAGTAGAATTTGTAGGCCACCCGCTTATAGATGCCATACATAACCGCCCTGCTACAGATGTTGAAGCTTTTAAAAAGGATAACCGGCTTGATGAAAGGCCTGTGATAGCACTGCTGCCGGGAAGCCGCAAGCAGGAAATATCAAAGATGCTTGGTATAATGCTATCGGTAGTTGACGATTTCCCTGACCACCAATTCGTAATAGCAGGCGCACCAAGCCAGGATTATGAATTTTACAGGCAGTTCATCACAAGCGAAAATGTGAAATTCATTTCCAACAAAACCTATGACCTGCTTTCGATAGCACATGCGGCGCTGGTAACGTCGGGCACCGCCACTTTAGAGACGGCGTTATTCAAGGTTCCTGAAGTGGTTTGCTACAAAGGCGGATGGATATCTTACCAGATTGCGAAACGTATTATCACGCTGAAATACATCTCTCTTGTAAACCTGATCATGGACAAAGAAGTGGTAAAAGAACTTATACAGGATGAATGCAATAAAAAAAATATCAGAATAGAACTCCAAAAGATTTTAACACCTGAAAACCGCCAAAACCTTCTGAAACAGTACGATTTACTGGAAAAAAAATTGGGTGGGCCGGGTGCCAGTTTGAAAACAGCGAGACTCATAATCAATAATTTAACATAG
- a CDS encoding C40 family peptidase, with amino-acid sequence MASLFGNAPVVAYEPAKQVTQKEIRKGGPSKLEAPAKKKNIIIETEADADFTPYSDDYLGEQLANNAVAEFEGVRYRGGGTTKAGMDCSGMVYATFKLFDITLPRSSHAMVSATNKVDLSEVKKGDLLFFKNNRRRNIINHVGIVTEVTEEGEVKFLHSSTSSGVIVSSMNEAYHKNTFVSAGRYNGN; translated from the coding sequence ATGGCATCATTGTTTGGCAATGCGCCTGTTGTAGCTTATGAACCGGCAAAACAAGTAACCCAGAAAGAGATAAGGAAGGGTGGCCCGAGCAAACTTGAAGCTCCTGCCAAAAAGAAAAACATTATCATTGAAACTGAAGCAGACGCTGATTTTACCCCATACTCAGATGATTACCTTGGCGAACAGCTGGCAAATAATGCCGTAGCTGAGTTTGAAGGTGTGCGCTACCGCGGTGGCGGCACCACCAAAGCAGGAATGGACTGTTCAGGTATGGTGTACGCCACTTTTAAGCTTTTTGATATAACATTGCCGCGCAGCTCGCATGCTATGGTTTCAGCTACAAATAAGGTTGATTTAAGCGAGGTGAAAAAGGGCGACCTTTTATTCTTCAAAAACAACCGCCGCAGGAACATCATCAATCATGTTGGGATTGTGACTGAAGTTACTGAAGAGGGCGAAGTGAAATTTCTTCACTCATCTACAAGCAGCGGTGTTATCGTATCTTCTATGAATGAGGCCTACCACAAAAACACTTTTGTTTCTGCTGGCCGATACAATGGTAACTAG
- a CDS encoding ComEC/Rec2 family competence protein: MHPDNNVLFAAVSAIVLITILLYFLSKKNAAIAKYFTVSAYLALLFCGAAVYRFHYAPSHKLHYSHALGESTPVIEGYVSERLKPNEFAEKYYFEVNEVDGKRATGKILLTLPKDSTHTIFHEGQRLLIHAEPQAVPKALNPYQFDYSEYLRNQNVFHRITLKKNFAKIGFEKNADFYLGKVRENLSRSFDIHGYDPTVKKLLNALLLGQRQDMEKSITENYTNTGVVHILAISGLHFGVLYIILGFLLAPLNRFGSNGRLLRLVLTIGALWLFAFISGMSASVVRSVVTFTFIGIGLYINRNSNIYNSLAASMFFILLFTPNFLFDVGFQLSYGAVIAIVALQPVYKRFPKSKYKVINNVSETVWLSLAAQLGVLPLCLYYFNQFPLLFLVANIIVVPLSTLVLLLGLLVLALNYIWQAAAIAIGHLLEFLIEIMNEFTAWIASFKDFILQDIPFTLLLAIVLYAVVFGLGRWLLRMDYRRTMAMLIAIIALQCLYLFTKLRADDQNEMVVFNDWNSSLITEKHDKTVIAFSNDTAIFTNRNLKAYARCYFSDSIIIKPLQNVYWHGGHKVLLIDSTASYRPDLRPDILVLTQSPKINLEKVISELKPKNIVADASNYKYMVNRWKATCRKQKIPFHATAEKGFYKVD; the protein is encoded by the coding sequence TTGCATCCGGATAATAATGTACTTTTCGCGGCAGTATCAGCAATTGTCTTAATCACTATACTGCTTTATTTTCTTTCAAAGAAAAATGCAGCAATCGCCAAATATTTTACGGTCAGCGCTTATTTGGCGCTGCTATTTTGTGGTGCAGCAGTATATCGGTTCCATTATGCCCCTTCCCACAAACTGCATTATAGTCATGCATTAGGCGAAAGCACTCCTGTAATTGAGGGATATGTATCAGAACGCCTTAAACCAAATGAGTTTGCCGAGAAGTATTATTTCGAGGTAAATGAAGTTGACGGAAAACGCGCGACAGGTAAAATCCTACTGACATTACCGAAAGACAGTACTCACACCATATTTCATGAAGGACAGCGCCTGCTGATTCATGCCGAACCTCAAGCTGTACCAAAAGCACTTAATCCTTACCAGTTTGATTACAGTGAATATTTGCGCAATCAAAATGTTTTTCACCGGATTACGCTGAAGAAGAATTTTGCAAAAATCGGTTTTGAGAAAAACGCAGATTTTTATCTCGGAAAAGTACGCGAAAATCTGAGCCGAAGTTTTGACATCCATGGTTACGATCCTACTGTTAAAAAACTGTTAAACGCTTTACTGTTGGGCCAACGGCAGGACATGGAAAAATCGATAACTGAAAACTATACTAACACCGGAGTTGTACACATTTTGGCAATATCAGGTTTGCATTTTGGGGTGCTGTATATAATCCTTGGATTTTTACTCGCTCCACTTAACCGTTTTGGCAGCAATGGCAGGCTTTTACGGCTCGTTTTAACCATAGGGGCGCTATGGCTATTTGCGTTTATTTCGGGTATGTCTGCCTCGGTTGTACGCAGTGTTGTCACTTTCACATTTATCGGGATTGGGCTTTACATCAATCGCAACAGCAACATATACAATTCGTTAGCGGCATCAATGTTTTTCATATTGCTATTCACACCAAATTTTTTGTTTGATGTTGGCTTTCAGTTAAGCTATGGGGCCGTAATTGCGATAGTTGCATTGCAGCCTGTTTATAAACGTTTCCCGAAGTCGAAATACAAGGTTATTAACAATGTCTCTGAAACCGTATGGCTTTCACTCGCAGCCCAGCTTGGCGTTCTGCCTCTTTGCCTGTATTATTTTAATCAATTCCCATTGCTGTTTTTAGTTGCAAATATCATAGTCGTACCGCTTTCCACATTGGTTTTGTTATTGGGATTGCTGGTACTGGCATTGAATTATATTTGGCAAGCGGCAGCAATTGCTATAGGTCACCTGCTCGAATTCCTTATTGAAATCATGAATGAATTCACAGCATGGATAGCATCGTTTAAAGATTTTATCTTACAGGATATCCCTTTTACATTATTGCTGGCGATAGTACTTTACGCTGTAGTTTTCGGATTGGGCAGATGGCTTTTAAGAATGGACTATCGCAGGACTATGGCGATGCTGATTGCAATCATTGCGCTTCAGTGCTTATACCTGTTTACAAAACTAAGGGCTGATGATCAAAACGAGATGGTTGTTTTCAATGACTGGAATAGCTCGCTCATTACTGAAAAACATGATAAGACAGTTATTGCTTTCAGCAATGATACTGCAATATTTACGAACAGAAACCTGAAAGCATATGCTCGTTGCTATTTCAGCGACAGCATTATTATAAAGCCTCTACAAAACGTTTACTGGCATGGAGGGCATAAAGTATTGCTAATCGACAGTACGGCCTCTTACAGACCTGATTTGAGACCTGATATACTTGTGCTTACACAGTCGCCAAAGATTAATCTTGAAAAAGTAATTTCAGAGTTAAAGCCGAAGAATATAGTTGCCGATGCAAGCAATTACAAATACATGGTAAACCGCTGGAAAGCAACCTGCCGTAAACAAAAAATCCCTTTTCATGCCACAGCCGAAAAGGGATTTTATAAAGTTGACTAA
- a CDS encoding thioredoxin fold domain-containing protein: MKKLLLALFIALGSMAVQAQEIKWMTMDEALAAQKKKAKPIFMDVYTDWCGPCKMLDKNTFHDKEVVEFVNANYYAVKFNAEGNSEVNFKGKKYTNPQYVAGRTGRNAVHEFTYLLKVEAYPSMMIFDTKGEVKERIVGYHTPDLLMPILKKK, translated from the coding sequence ATGAAAAAATTACTTTTAGCACTTTTTATTGCACTTGGCTCAATGGCAGTGCAGGCTCAGGAAATAAAATGGATGACAATGGATGAAGCCCTTGCAGCCCAGAAGAAAAAAGCTAAGCCTATTTTTATGGACGTATACACCGACTGGTGCGGTCCATGCAAAATGCTTGACAAAAATACTTTCCACGACAAAGAAGTTGTAGAATTTGTTAACGCGAATTACTACGCGGTAAAATTTAATGCCGAAGGTAACAGCGAAGTGAATTTTAAAGGTAAAAAGTATACCAATCCGCAGTATGTTGCGGGCCGTACTGGGCGTAATGCAGTGCACGAGTTTACATACCTGCTTAAAGTTGAAGCTTACCCGTCTATGATGATATTTGATACAAAGGGAGAGGTAAAAGAGCGTATTGTAGGCTACCACACGCCAGACCTGCTAATGCCGATATTGAAGAAAAAATAA
- a CDS encoding peptide MFS transporter: protein MEIDHHTVELDKIQNFSGKYPKQLWYLFLVEMWERFTFYGMRALLGLYISHLILTADYKPLQGAELDAKKVEFQKQTHETLTEDHPRYYIETSEIKSRDAAESTANKQYGLIQAFIYAMAFVGGMFADKIFGFRKSVFWGGLLMAIGTFTMAMPGAFPFYLGISILIVGNGFFKPNISTMVGALYKPGDPRRDAGFSLFYSGINIGAVLSGLTIAYIGTSISWSLGFALAGVCMLFGLGLFMYTQKTLGPIGQPPAPEKLKEKKFGINKNAWVYILSILFMPFFFVLVYFPFEVDLTFLLGQETDAEGNLVPYMVQFSDLFMITIAIVIFGFLVYTLLTVAKEEKSKMFVAVVLILFSVLFWSFFEQGGGSLNFFAIGNVESHGLNMTQVNNTINGLWVVIMAPIIGMLWIALSRKRAEPNTVVKFGFGFVFLGLGFLVFYLSKFMATDSGYTPLWSFLFAYFVITIGELCLSPIGLSMVTKLTPNRLHGVMMGTWFLASAYGQYGAGLIGSALAKVDTSIANPTNVDKLNQYTNGYQSIAYIAIGAGIVLLLLSPILKKQMKGAA from the coding sequence ATGGAAATAGACCACCATACCGTTGAGCTGGATAAAATCCAGAATTTTAGCGGAAAATACCCGAAGCAGCTTTGGTACCTTTTCCTTGTGGAAATGTGGGAGAGGTTTACCTTTTATGGTATGCGCGCACTACTCGGGCTGTACATTTCACACCTTATCCTCACGGCTGATTATAAACCGCTGCAGGGTGCAGAGCTTGATGCTAAAAAGGTTGAGTTTCAAAAGCAGACTCACGAAACGCTGACAGAAGACCATCCCAGGTACTATATTGAAACATCTGAAATAAAGAGCCGTGATGCCGCTGAAAGTACTGCTAATAAGCAATATGGACTGATACAGGCCTTTATATATGCAATGGCATTTGTTGGCGGTATGTTTGCCGATAAGATCTTTGGCTTCAGAAAGTCAGTGTTCTGGGGCGGATTGCTTATGGCAATAGGCACTTTTACTATGGCCATGCCGGGGGCTTTCCCGTTCTATTTGGGAATAAGTATCCTCATTGTGGGTAACGGTTTCTTTAAGCCTAACATCTCTACAATGGTTGGTGCGCTATACAAACCCGGAGACCCAAGGCGCGATGCTGGTTTTTCACTGTTCTATTCAGGTATAAATATTGGTGCTGTACTAAGCGGCCTTACTATTGCTTATATCGGTACCTCAATCAGTTGGTCATTAGGTTTTGCTCTTGCAGGTGTGTGCATGCTTTTTGGCTTAGGTCTTTTTATGTATACACAAAAGACACTAGGGCCAATTGGGCAGCCACCGGCACCTGAGAAACTGAAAGAAAAGAAATTTGGGATAAACAAAAATGCATGGGTATACATACTTTCAATACTATTCATGCCGTTTTTCTTTGTACTGGTGTATTTCCCATTTGAAGTAGACCTTACGTTCTTATTAGGCCAGGAGACAGATGCTGAAGGAAATTTAGTGCCTTACATGGTGCAGTTCAGCGACCTGTTCATGATAACCATTGCCATTGTTATCTTCGGATTCCTTGTGTACACTCTTTTAACTGTGGCTAAAGAAGAGAAAAGCAAAATGTTTGTTGCTGTGGTGCTGATATTATTTTCAGTATTGTTCTGGTCATTTTTTGAGCAGGGAGGGGGTTCGCTCAACTTCTTTGCAATTGGAAACGTAGAAAGTCATGGCCTGAACATGACCCAGGTGAACAATACCATCAATGGTCTTTGGGTAGTTATCATGGCGCCAATAATCGGCATGCTTTGGATTGCATTGAGCAGAAAGAGAGCTGAGCCTAATACTGTTGTGAAATTTGGTTTCGGTTTTGTGTTTCTCGGGTTAGGCTTCCTTGTGTTTTATTTAAGTAAATTTATGGCAACAGATTCAGGCTATACACCACTGTGGTCATTCCTTTTTGCTTACTTTGTAATAACTATTGGTGAGCTTTGCCTTTCGCCGATTGGCCTTTCGATGGTTACTAAACTTACGCCAAACAGACTGCACGGTGTGATGATGGGTACATGGTTCCTGGCAAGTGCATACGGACAATATGGTGCAGGCCTCATAGGTTCAGCGCTTGCAAAGGTTGATACTTCTATCGCTAACCCTACTAATGTTGACAAGTTAAACCAATATACAAACGGATACCAAAGCATTGCTTATATTGCTATAGGCGCAGGTATTGTTTTGCTGCTGCTATCGCCAATCCTGAAGAAGCAGATGAAGGGAGCGGCATAA
- a CDS encoding peptide MFS transporter, translated as MTDTSTQKGHPKGLWYLFGTEMWERFGYYLMLGIFALYMLDGWDNGGMGFDAAKKSDIYGTYLGLVYLTPFIGGLLADRVLGYRRSIILGGLMMASGYFLLSVHDITSFFIGLFFIILGNGFFKPNISTLVGNLYSGEDMKHKKDSGYNIFYMGINIGAFICNFVAAYMRINYGWSYAFIAAGVGMLIGVVIFLMGTKHIKHVDIIKPLQQGDMPTAKILGSTILPMFIFGILGYMIPGNILGTDTNDAFIFGCVPVIAFFIYLWFKSSGLEKRSIAALLAVFSCVILFFAIFHQNGDALTVWAEDYTNREMPESVASVASKVDMAQTVENNDIVALDDAAFTSKIEELRAQANAMPETTKEEINAKKAAAGQIAQYEASRKYFSNKSPENIPAKGQNLKLYSTELYQSINPFWVILLTPVLVGVWGFLRKRGKEPSTPTKIALGLLITALSALVMVGAVYATNDLTMKASSWWLIASYGVITLGELCLSPMGLSLVSKLSPPRITALMMGGFFLAISVGNKLAGMLSSLWETMEEKENFFFLNFGLVLGAALLLFLMLKWLNRVMKENNVY; from the coding sequence ATGACAGATACATCTACACAAAAGGGCCACCCAAAAGGGCTTTGGTACTTATTCGGCACTGAAATGTGGGAACGTTTCGGGTATTATTTGATGCTTGGTATTTTTGCGCTTTATATGCTTGACGGCTGGGATAACGGCGGTATGGGTTTTGATGCGGCAAAAAAATCAGACATTTACGGTACGTACCTTGGGCTCGTTTACCTAACCCCTTTTATTGGTGGTCTTTTGGCTGACAGGGTGCTGGGTTACCGCAGGTCTATTATCCTTGGTGGGCTTATGATGGCATCAGGCTATTTCCTGCTGTCTGTGCATGATATTACCAGCTTCTTTATCGGGCTTTTCTTTATAATACTTGGTAATGGTTTCTTTAAGCCGAATATCTCTACGCTTGTAGGTAACTTATACAGCGGTGAAGATATGAAACATAAAAAAGATTCAGGCTATAATATCTTTTACATGGGTATTAACATAGGCGCATTCATCTGCAACTTTGTTGCAGCCTATATGAGGATTAATTACGGCTGGAGTTATGCCTTTATCGCAGCCGGTGTAGGTATGCTTATAGGTGTTGTAATCTTTTTAATGGGAACAAAGCATATTAAGCATGTAGATATTATAAAGCCTTTGCAACAAGGTGATATGCCTACAGCTAAAATACTAGGCTCAACGATATTGCCAATGTTTATTTTCGGTATTCTGGGATACATGATTCCGGGCAATATACTTGGTACAGATACTAATGATGCATTTATATTTGGGTGCGTGCCTGTAATCGCGTTCTTCATTTACCTGTGGTTTAAATCAAGCGGGTTAGAGAAACGTTCAATAGCTGCACTTCTTGCTGTATTCTCATGCGTAATTTTATTCTTCGCGATATTCCACCAGAATGGTGATGCGCTTACTGTTTGGGCTGAAGATTATACTAACAGGGAAATGCCTGAATCTGTGGCGAGCGTAGCAAGCAAAGTAGACATGGCCCAGACGGTAGAGAATAATGACATTGTTGCACTTGACGATGCCGCATTTACTAGTAAAATAGAAGAATTAAGGGCACAGGCAAATGCAATGCCTGAAACAACTAAAGAAGAAATAAACGCTAAAAAAGCAGCAGCCGGACAGATTGCTCAATATGAAGCTTCACGCAAATATTTCAGCAACAAGTCCCCGGAAAATATTCCGGCAAAAGGCCAAAACCTTAAGCTTTATTCAACAGAGCTTTACCAGTCTATAAACCCATTCTGGGTAATATTACTTACGCCGGTATTGGTAGGTGTTTGGGGCTTCCTGAGAAAAAGAGGCAAAGAGCCAAGCACGCCTACTAAGATTGCATTAGGACTTTTAATCACAGCGCTTTCTGCGTTAGTGATGGTAGGTGCTGTATATGCTACAAATGACCTTACAATGAAGGCCAGTAGCTGGTGGCTTATTGCTTCTTATGGTGTTATAACACTTGGAGAGTTATGCCTTTCGCCAATGGGGCTTTCGTTAGTATCAAAACTTAGCCCGCCAAGGATTACCGCCCTTATGATGGGAGGATTTTTCCTTGCAATTTCTGTAGGTAATAAGCTTGCAGGCATGCTTTCAAGCCTTTGGGAGACTATGGAAGAAAAGGAAAACTTCTTCTTCCTGAACTTCGGGCTTGTACTTGGTGCGGCGCTGCTTTTATTCCTGATGCTAAAATGGCTGAACAGGGTAATGAAAGAAAATAACGTATATTAA